TCGACGACGACGCGAATCGCTACTTCCTCGTCCGCGACGGCGAGGAGCTCCCGGTCGTTGGCGACGCAAAACCCGAGGCTGGCCAGCCACCACTCCACCCCAACCACGAGGATCGGGGCCGCCGCGAGATCCCGGTCGACAATGCTGTGCTCATCGAACCCGACGACCGGCCGAGCGAGGGCGACCGCATCTGGCTCAAAGGCTACGGCTGTGTTCGCTACGAGGACGGCGAGTTCGTCGCCACCGGCGACGACATTTCGGCCGTTCGTGAGGGCGACGTCGACGTGATCCACTGGGTTCCGGCGGACAAAACTGTTGACGTGCGAATGCGAACCCCAGATGGCGACGTGGAGGGGGCCGCTGAACCTGCCTTTGGCGATACCGAGGTCGACGAGATCATCCAGTTCGAACGCATCGGTTTCGTCCGCGTCGACCGACACGAGACCGACGAATCGGTCGTCTACTACACCCACGCCTGAGCTAGTCGGGCGGTCGACGGCCTACAATTCCTTGATCCGCAATTAGTGATAAAAATACAACACTCAGATTTATATATCTATGTGTGACAGTAACATACATGGACGAGAAACGGCGTATCGACTCGGACAAATCAGAGAGAGCTACACAACCAACAACGCCGAACAAGATGATATTCGAATCGGAGTTGTGGATGGAGTGTCCAAAAGGAAAGTAGGTGCGTTCAGTGGTTGGCAGAGGTGTATCGGCGGTTTTCGAGCGGTGAGATGCTGTTTTTGACTGTCCTTGTATACTGTCTCAGAGAGACGTGTCTGCTGATTGTGGGATTGTAGCTGACATAAAACGCTTCTTTCGGGATTAGCAGACTGGCTTGGGGTTGACGCCCATCGATTCAAGCGATTCGGTGTACTCATCGTAGGCTGCTTGGATCGCCTCGCTGGCGGCCTCACGGGCCCGGTCGAGATCATCGTCGCTCTCGGCAATCGACTCAACGAGGTCGACCGCACGGTCAAGTTGATCCTCGACATCTCCACCGAGCTCCCGAAAGACACTGGCGGTTCGGGGGTCGGCATCACCGACGAAGTAGCCGGTGTACTGTTCTTTCGATTTTTTGGCGACTAGACAGCGCCCGACGAGGCCACCGGCGCGTTCGATGGTCGACTCGAAGCTACGGAGCGTCGACTGGATCGCCGGAAGCTCATCGATGTCGCCAGCGTCCGGTGCATCATCGAGCTTCCCGGCTACCGTCTCGTAGTGGTCGGCTTCCTGCTCGGCGAGATCACTAAAAAGCGAGGCCGCGTCGTCGTTGGATTCGTTGTCGGCCCACAGTTCGAACGTTTCGCGTGCGGCGTCTTCAGCAATCGCTGCGGCCCGGAGCACGGTTTCGGCCTCGATGTCGCCGTCTGTCTCGGCGTACAGCGCTTTCGATGAGCCGAGTCGTGAGAGTGCGGTTTTGTTTTCGGTTCGGACGGATTCGATGAAGTCGTCGGTCATGGTCGACACCACGCTATCATCGTTCTTGAGTCTGTGTGGTTTGGAGCCGCTGTTTGGCCACTCGAATCGGGCATAAAACCAAAGCGGCTCCGGAACCGTGGTACTCTGTGCCAATCGATCCGGCCGATTTCACCAGCTACTCGAAGGATCTGCTCCGGTGGTTCGTGCTCACCACCACCTACTTTCTGCTGGCACTGTTTCTGATCGGCCTGATTGATCTCGGTCTCGGCCTGTTTCAACTCATCGTCACCGGCGAATTCACCGACCCGGTGGCTGTTGTCAGCCTGATCGATACGGTCCTGTTGTTGTTGATCATACTCGAAGTCCATCGAACGCTCATTGCCTACGCAGCCGACGATCCGGTGTTGCCGATCATCGTTAGTGCGGCCATTATCGCCGTTGCGCGGCAGATCATCAGCTTCCGTGTCGACGAGTTCGGGACAACGAGAAACGCGCTTCCGGCAGCCCTCGGGCTGGCCGCGTTGCTGCTTGCTCTCGTGCTTGTCTTCCTTGCGGTTCGGTGGGATACGATGAAAGAAGGTGAATCGCCGTCCTCTCTACGGGAGTAGTCGACTCCGACTGAGAGGGCCTGGTAGCTATTTATTCGCCGCTGCCTTTCTCAATGGGCGCGCCCACGAGGTTCCCCCACTCGGTCCAGGAACCATCGTAGTTGATGGCGTCCTCGTAGCCGAGCAGTTCGTGAAGCGCGAACCAAGCAACCGACGAGCGCTCGCCGATTCGGCAGTAGGCGACCGTCGTGCTGTCGCCGTCGATGCCTTTGTCGGCGTAGAGCGCTTCGATCTCATCAGCACTTTTGAAGGTGCCGTCCTCGTTGGTGACCGCAGCCCACGAGATGTTCTGTGCGCCGGGGACGTGGCCGCCGCGCTGGGCGGTCTCGTTGAGTCCTGGCGGTGCCAGGACCTCTCCCGAGAACTCCTCTGGAGAGCGAACGTCGACAAGTGGAAGACCCTTATCGATGGCGTTGTCGACATCGTCGCGGTAGGCTCGGATGGACTCTCGTGGACCGGAGGCAGTGTAGTCGACTGCCGAGAAGTCGGGCTCCTCGTCGGTCACTGAGTAGTCGTTGTCGAGCCAGTACTCGCGGCCGCCGTCGAGGAGTTTCACGTCGTCGTGGCCGTAGTATTTGAACTGCCAGTAGGTGTAGGCCGCAAACCAGTTGGCGTTGTCACCGTAGAGGACGACCGTCGAGTCCTCGCTGATGCCGTGGGAGCCGAGCAGGTCCTCGAAGTCGTCCTTCGTGAGGATGTCTCGGGTTGTCTGATCCTGAAGCTGGGATTCCCAGTTGAAGCCGATAGCACCGGGGGCGTGACTCTCGTCGTAGGCCTCGGTGTCGACGTCGACTTCGACCAGGCGATAGTCGGAATCGTCGCTCTGGAACTCTTCGAGGTGGTCTTCGACCCAGTCGGCCGAGACCAGCACGTCTTTTGCGTAATCTGAATCTGCCATACAAGATGTCGTACTCCCTCCACTGTCTTAGTACTATTACAGACGGTGCTTTCGGCCGGTCCTGTTCGATTCCGGAGAGAATTGCCAGCGGTTCGAGGCGAGCAAACGATTTGTACCGTCAAAACAGCACTGGAGCGACCCATGACTGATTGGTTCTCGAAAGATCATGCAATATTCTCCTGTATCACAGAACCCCGGCGGCGGTCGACACCGACACAGCGTTAACCATCTCCGAGCCATACCGAACCAGTATGTCCACAAACCTGCTGGCCGACCCGGCGTGGCTCGCCGACCGGCTCGATGACCCCTCAGTTCGGATCGTCGACGTCCGTGACACATGGGAGTACGACGCCATGGGCCATCTCCCCGGCGCGGTTTCGATCCCGTTCGATAGTTACCGCGACAGCGAGTCGACGGATCCCGGCACGCTCCCGGGTGCCGACGCCTTCGCCGATTTGCTCGGCGAGGCCGGAATCTCCCCCGACGACACCATCGTTGCCTACGACGACACCCACGGCGTGTTCGCCGCCCGCTTTGTCCTCACCGCGCTCGTCTACGGTCACGACGACGTTCGACTTCTCAACGGCGACTTCAGCACGTGGCGACGCAGCTACGAGGTCACTGATGACACTCCGGCTGTCGACCCGACAGAGTACGAGTCAAAGGAGATGGTTGCCGACGCCCCAATCGTCGACCGTGAGGCCGTCGAGGATGCAATCGAGAACGGGGACACAACGCTGATCGACACCCGCGAGCAGTGGGAATACGAGGAGGGCCACCTACCCGGCGCAATCCGAGTCGACTGGATGGAACTCGTCGACGAGGAAACCCGTGGCGTCAAATCCAGCGCCAAAATCGAATCGCTGTTCACCGAGCGTGGTATCGAGACCGACCGCTCCCGTCCGATCATTCTCTACTGCAATACCTCGCGTCGACTGAGCCACACCTTCGTCGTCCTTCGGTCGCTCGGCTTTGAGCAGGTTGCGGTCTACGAGGGTAGTATGACCGAGTGGAAAAACGCCAATGGCGTGCTCCAGACCATCGATTCCGGCGAGTAGGCAGTTCCTACCCACTCTCACGAGATAGAAATATAACCGTACTCACGATCACGGTCGACGCTATCAGTCGGACAGCCTAACAGTGTGATCGTGCTATCGGGGTTATTCGGTAAAATACAGCTCTCGAATAACCATCCCCAGTCCACCGAGGATCAGCACCACAGTGAACACCGATTCGTTCCCGGAGAGGAACCGTTCGCTTCCCCAGAGAACGACCCCAAAATACAGCGCGACCCGGAACCGTTGACTCTCGGTAGCCTCCCAGAAGACACCATAAAAGACAAGCGCCGAAACATAGATCGTGACGGCCACGTCACCGATCACAGCCGGTGTTAAGCCTTCACTACTGAGCAGACTGTAGGCGGCAAACAGCGATACTGCGAGGAGAAAGACAACAACAGTTTTGACAATCGGTTTTCCGTAGGTTTCGTACGCAGTCGGCTCCGACATTGGTGGCGGTAGGCAGGCGGGGCATATCCGTCCTCCGACTCGTCGCTCGACCACTGACAGCGTTTTTTAGTCCCCAGCGCTGAGAGAGGGTAGTGACAGCGAACCTCCGCGGAGAGATTATCACCGTCGACGAGCCGACAACCGTCGAAACCGAGTACGGCGAGCGCAAACTCGCAGAGGTTCGACTTCGACCAACTGACGGGACCGAAACGGGCGGCGATGTAGCGGTTGATGTAACGCTGTGGGCCAAGTGGGCTGACACCGCCGACCACGCCGAGCCGGGGATGGACCTGATCGTCACCGAACCGGATGTCGAAGACGATCAGGGTGGAGTGACCTACAGCACCACCAAGGAGTCGTATGTTGTCCTTGAACCCGACTTTCTGGTCGACGTGACGGCGATTCGCTCGTGGGTGCAGTGTCCACGAATGTACTATCTGAACAAGCTGTCGGCGATCCCGCTCAACTACCCGGTCGTCAAGGGGACCATCGTCCACGACGTGTTCGGGGATCTACTTCGTGGCCGGGATCTCGACGCGTCGATCACCGACCGCGTCGAGGAGGCCGGGTTGGAACTCGGCCTGCTGGGTCGGGAGCTGGCGGAGGTCGAAGGCGAAGTCCGGGGCAACGCCGCCGCAATCGAGGGCTGGCTCGCCCAAGGGACCCTGACTGACGAAGATGCGTGGCGATCCGAGTACACCCTTATCAGTCCGACATTTGGGCTGAAAGGACGGGCCGATGCGCTCCGGCGTGGGATGCCGGTCGAACTCAAGACGGGCAAAAACACCTCCCGTGAGCCACGGTTTCAGGACAAGATTCAGGCGGCGAGCTACGCCTTGATGCTCGAAGAACGCGGCGTCTCGGTCGACACCGGGACCCTTCTGTATACCAAAAACACGACGCTCGAACGCACCGAAGAGTCCGGCGACCTCTCGCCAGCCAAGGAGTTCACGATGGGGAAAGGATTGCTGGAGTTCGTCGTCAGAAGCCGAAACGAACTCGCCGCGATGGAGGCCCGCGAGGAGATCCCGACAGGGTACGAAGCCGATGCGAAGTGCGAGTATTGTTTCGAACAGGACACCTGTATGGTAGTTTCGGGCCGACTCAACCAGGAGTCGAAAGCGGGCGCGGTCGGTCGACCGATCCCCGACGACGAGCAGGCGTACTTCGAGCGGTTTTATGGGGCAATTGAGGCCGAACGCCGGTCGACCCACGACGAGTACCGCAAGCTCTGGGAGCAGGGCGATCAAGAACGGGCCGACGACGACCGGGCGTTGATCGATCTCGAACCGCTGGGCCAGCGTGAGATCGACGGTAACCGCTGGGAGCTTCGCGCGCGAAAGCCACGCGAGGCCGTTTCAAAACTCCGAGAGGGCGACGTTGCACTCGCCAGCGAGGGGAACCCGGTCGAAGGCCACGCCGAACTGTGTCGGATTACCCAACTCGACGAGGAGATCGTCGTCACCGCCGACGAACCGGTTGAGCTCCGTCGACTCGACGTCTATCCCTCCGAGATCTCGGTCGACCGAATGTTGACCGCGCTCCACGATACCGTTCTCAAGAGTAGCGAGGAGCGCAAGGAGATCCTCTTCGGCCGCCGAGCGCCCGAGTTCGACGACTCCCACGAGACGTTTATCGACAACAACGAGGGACAAAATCAGGCCGTCAATCTGGGGGTCAACGCCAACGACTGCGCACTGATCCACGGCCCACCCGGCACCGGGAAAACGTATACTATCGCGCGGTTGATACGCGCCCTCGTCGACCGAGGCGACCGGGTGCTGTTGACCGCGTTCACGAACCGGGCGGTCGACAACGCGCTTGAAGCCCTCCGCGACCAAGGCTTCGAAGACATTTGTCGTGTTGGCACCGACACTGGTATCCGCGAAGATATGTTGGACGTCCAGCTCGAAACACGGGGTGACCCCAACGAGCGGGCCGCCGAACTCCGAACCGCGCCGGTCGTCGCCGCGACAACGGCGAGTTGTGGCTCACGCGTGATGCGCGAACAGAGCTTCGACGTCGCAGTGGTCGACGAGGCCTCCCAACTCACCGAACCGAGCGCGATGGCAGCGCTCAACCGAGCCGACCGGTTCGTGCTCGTGGGCGATCACGAACAGCTCCCACCTGTCGTACAGGCTGCTGAGGCTGGCGACGACTCGACCGATGGGAACCCGCTGTCGACCTCGCTGTTCGAGCGATTGATCGAGCAGTATCCCGACGCAGCGGTCATGCTCACTCGCCAGTACCGAATGTCCCAGCGGATTCAGGCCTTTTCGTCGGCCGAGTTCTACGACGGCGCGCTCCGACCCGCAACGGGCGCGGTCGCCGCCCAGTTGTTGTCGGAACTCTGCGATCCCGACTCGCTGCCAGCGGAACTCAGAGATGCGGTGACGTTTCTCGACCCCGGCGGCACGCGTGTCGGTAACACGAACCCGACCGAGGCCGACCGGGTCGCCGAGATCGTCGACGCCTATCTACAGGCCGGTGTCGACCCCGAGGATATCGGCGTCATTGCACCGTTCCGGGCACAGGTCGCCGAGATCAGCCGCCGAGTCGACGTGACCGTCGACACGGTCGACCGCTTTCAGGGATCGAGCAAGGAGATCATCATCGTCTCGTTTGTGGCAACCGGCCAGCTTGAAGGGCCGTTATTCGATGACTACCGCCGGATCAACGTCGCCCTCTCCCGAGCCAAGAAGGGACTGGTGCTCGTCGGCGACCGAGGGGCGCTCTCAACCGAGCCGTTCTACCGTCGACTGCTCGACTGGGCGGATCGCTAACTGGTCGCCAGTTCGTCCACTCAACGAAACTATCTCTTCTGTCTGAACTACACTTTTTGCCATCCTCGGCGTGGGTATGTGTATGAGTAACGAATCGGAGACACGCAGTTCAAAGGAGATCTCACGACAGTCAGGACAGATTGGCGTTCGTGAGATTTCGGTTGCCGGTCTCTCCGGCCTCATCGGGATGGCCGCCATGCAACCGATTTTCGGTGTTGCAACGATTCTGGGTGTTCTCGATCCAGTCGCGTTTTCGGGATTTGCGAACATCGTCGGCTACGGGTTGAACTTCTGGGGTGGCGTTGCGATCTTCGTGCTCGGTGGGATGACAGTGTTGCCGCTGCTGTTCATCACGCTTGGCAACTACCTCCCGCCGGCCAACAGCGTCCCCCTCCGCGGTGTGACCTTCGGGACAATCATCTGGACCGGGTTCGTCCTCGCCTTTTATACCGATCAGAGTGGCGTCTCGCTCGTCATCTATCTGGTGATGACGCTCGTTAATCACTGGGTATACGGCGCCGTTCTCGGGACCGTCTACACGCGGTACGCCTCGATTGCAGCCTACGAGGTCTGAACCGCGGTAGGTATCCCTTACTCGGCAGTATGTCGACGATGAAACCAGCTGTCCTGTTCCAAGTAGATCCCCGACAGTCAGCTATTGCGGATAGTTGCGTCTGAGTGACTATCGGCAAAAGCGGTATGTAAACAGTATGCAGTCGCTACTTAGTCGACGTTGATCGTCTCTATCAGTCTACTATAAATCTCTAAATAAATACTATTTCTATACAATTGGTCAGAAATACTATATGTGAAACCTGATCCTAACGGGATATGGCAAAACGCCATTCGGACGACTCCGGGCAGAAGGGACAGCTTAACAGACGAGATTATATGCGGCTCAGTGGTGCCGCAGTCGGTGCAGCCGCACTCGGTGGCGTCGGGGCAACGACGTCGGTCGCGGCGGCTCCCGAGACGGTCGTCGACCTCGGTCAGCAGGGATTGAGTCAGGGCGATACGATTGATCCGTATCTCGAGGAGTATGTCGACAACGGTGTCGAAGTACGCGTTCCCGAAGGCGAGTACGACTGGGATGGCGACGGGTTTACCGGCGCAACGAGGAATGCCGCCATTGTTGGCCAAGGCGAAGTTATTCTCAACAACGTCGCTGGCGACTACTACCAGACGATCAAGGCCAGTGGCACAGTCGAAATTCGGAACTTTACCATCCGAGGACGGGCAACCGGTAACAGTTCGCGATTCCGCCTCGATGCAGATGACGATGGTCACATCATCATTGACAACGTCAACTTCCCCGACGGTGGTGAAGAGGGCGCAGAGTCGAAAGCGTTCTACGCACCCCGCGACCACGCCGGTGTTATCGAGATCCGAAACTGCTACTACGCGAACTTCGACGACAACGGCATCTATGCGAGTTCGCCGGGCTACAGCGACGGAGCCGGTGGGCAGGTTATCGTCGAGAACTGCACCTCACACAACAACAATATCTCCGGCATCCGTATCGGATCACCTGACAGCATCGTCAGAAACTGTCTCGTGATCAATGATAAGGCACCCCGGACAAGCCCGAGTGGATACCAGAACTCCCGTGGGATTCGTGTCCGTGCGCCCGGTGAGAATCAGCTGATCGAGGACACCGAGATCATTCACTCCTACGATGGGGCCGGAATACCGATCCAGCTCCACGGGACTGCAGAAGGTGGATCTGGAACGATCAAAAACGTTCGCATCCTGAACAACACGAGCAACGACGCGATTCAGGATCAGGAGGGCGAGACCGCCGAGACGTGGACCGGAACGAACATCGACATTACCGGCGACGGAAACCTCAGCTACCCCTCGAACTTCGATGCCACGACCGGAAGCAGCGCCGAGGCACCAACTGGTGAGGATCCACAGGGCGACACGACGGTCGACACGTCTGACGACACTGATTCGACGGACTCGGACAGTTCGGATTCGTCTGGCAGCACCGGTTCAACCGATTCGGGCAGCTCAGAAGAGCCTGCTGAGGGTACTGACCGACTCCTCGTGACGACGTCGCCATCCGACGGCGCAACCTACGAGTTTACAGCCAGCGGTGAGATCACGCCACGATACGATCTCGAACAGTACAATGCAAATGACGACTCGGTCGGCGAGAGTGCAAGCCAGAACGACGACGGCACTTGGACGGCTACCGGCGCGCTTTCGGGAGCCGGCTCCAGCGGCGACTCCTTCGATGTCGCAGGCGACATCACCGCCTTCTCCATTAGCGGTGACAGTGATGCCGTATCGCTGTTGCTCAACGGAACCGAGGTTTCGATGGACGATCTCCTCGTCGACCAGTCCAGCGGGGACGACCAACAGACCGACGACAGTTCCTCGGACGATAGTTCATCTGACGATGGTTCATCTGACGATGGTTCGTCGGATGATGGTTCGTCGGATGATGGTTCGTCGGATGATGGCTCGTCGGACGCAGGTGACCTCACCAACGTTCTCATGCTCGATGGCACGGTCAGCGACGACCTCGCCCAGTACAAAGTCGTTGTCAGTGGTCAGATCGAGCGGAGCGATTCGATCAGCTCGACCACCGACAGTCCATGGGACGAGATCGAGGACCGCGTCGACGAATCGACCGCGACTGGCGTTGTCGCCAAAGGTATCGATGGCTACCGGTTCTCCGGCGAACTGGTCAGCTTCCAAGTCAAAGGTCACGTCGACCTCACCGTCGAACAGGCCACACAGTAGATCCATGTCCGCATACAGTGACTGGGAGTCCCTTTCGGCGGACCCGGATCCGAAGGACGACCTCGGATACGACGGCACCGAATGGGACGTCATTCGAACGACGCAAAAAGAGAGCTCTCATCTGCTCTTTTTGCCCCAAGACGAGCAACTCCTGAAACAGGAAGCGTTCGTGATTGTCAACGAATCATCGGTTGTCGACATCTCGACCCACCGCTGACTGATACCGTCTGCTGTAGACGGGTCCCGCCCAGTTGAGCGGTCAAGACGTACCTTCCGACTGCAAACCGTCTGAGCGATCCCTGGGTAGGGGTTTTGGACGGTTCGATCTTGTCCCACACTGCTGGGATCTTTGTTTTGTCTTTTAGCTAGTTTCGTGACTGACATGGATCTCGTACGGTAGTGTCGGATGTGAATGTCGACCGGGGGTCGCGGACTCCTCGACGATGGTCGCCGAAATCGGCGCGATATCGGCCGTTCGGTCGGTCGGATACCAGGCTCGACCAACCGGGATCACCACAAACCGGGCATGTCGGTCGCCAACCCACCCGAAGGTATCGCTCGGTGAGCCCCACGCCGAAAGCCCGACAGTCGCTTCGAGCCAGTCGACGAGCGCCAATGGCTCGGGAGCCGGCAGGCCGACCTCGGTTACCCCGTCGAAAACTCCTTTTGAGTCCGGTTCTTGGCGTGGATCACCCACATAACAAAGTCCTTCGAGCACGTTGGCCGCCGGGTCCTCGAAGTAGATCGCTGTCGCATCCAGAAACTCGAACCACCGACTCGGCTCGCCATCGATAGGAACCATTGGTACGCGGTCGACCAGCCAGTCGACAGCCGCCTCGGGATCGGCGAGGAGCCGAACTGCCAGATGCACCGGCGGAGTCCCGCTGTGTTCGGTGAACTGCAGGGTTGTCTCGCCAAGCCGAACCTGTGATTCTGCCGCCGGACCGCCGTCACCGAACCGCTCGCCGTACCACCTACTCAGGGATTCGGGATCAGCCGCCGGAACGCCTACCCGTTCGAACTTCATTGGTGGTGGTTCGTTTGATAGGCGCTTGTAGATGGTGGCTCCGACGCAGTAGGCAGCGACTACTCGGTTTCGAGGGCGTCGACCTGGTCTTCACCATCGATTTCAGCGAGCACTCGATCATGGAACTCTTGGAGCACCGCACTTTCGTCCTCGGCGAGCACCACATCGCTGGCCATCAGTGTCGCCAAGCCGAACGCCCGCGGGCTTGGGGAGTCGACGGTGTGAGACACGATTTCTATATCGCCATCGTCGACCGCCTGTAGGACCTGCTTAATTCCAGTTATGTTGAGCTTGTCCTCCATGATTTCCCGGTAGGTCTCCTCGATGACAGCAAACGAGTCGAGGTTCTGAGCGAACGACAGCAGCATCTCGCTGGAGACCTGCTGTTGGGCGGCGGATTTCTCGTAGCCCTTGTACCGTTTGAGAATCATCAGCGACCGAGTCGCGTTGATACGGAAATACCGCTGGAGCAGATCGGTCCCGTCGAGCGCTGACCGGAGATCAGCGGTGATCGCATCTGGATCAAGTTCCTGAATGATTCCTGCGACGTCGACCTTCCGATTCAGCGGCATCTGGATCGAAAACCCGTTGTCGGCGACCGCAACCTGAACATTCGTCGTCGCGTGTTGGGCACAGTGGTAGGCGACGAGCCGCGAGAGGCCATCGTTGAACGCCCGGCCGTAGTTCGAGTGGATATAAAATCGACGCCGGTACTCGGTGCGGTCGATCTCGGTCTCGATGACGATCCGTTGGTCGGTGCTAATCGAATCCTCGCCGAGATACCGTTGCTGTTCATCGAACAGTCGACTGATCGCCCGAACGCTGTGTTCGTCTATCGGGAACTCCCGAAGCCACGCTCTGAGCCCCTCGATCCCGCCAGCGTCGAACCGGTCGGCAAGCTCGCGCTGGAAGTCGATGATTGCCCGGCCTAAATCGTACGACAGCGGGAGTCGTTCGGAGAACCACGACGGAACGGTCGGCCGCGCGGACGTTGGGTCGACGTACACCTTCGAGCCGCGCCGGTAGCTGTATTCGAAGTTCTGGCCGCCGAGAACGAACACGTCGCCGGGGTCGATGGTGTCGAGATACCCCTCATCGAGCGTGCCAACCCACTCCTTGTCACTCCGTGTATGGACCGCACAGCTGAAGGAGTCCGGAATCGTCCCGATATTGGTCATATAAATCACGCGGGCGAGTCGACCGCGCTTGCCGATCAGCGGCTCGCCGACCGGGAACTCCTCGTAGTGATGCTCGCCATCCGGCCGGTCGTTGGTATCTCGCCAAATCTTCGCGTAGACGTTTTTGTCTTCAAGCCCGGGGTAGTCAGACGTCAAATACCGCATCAGTCGTTCCCAGTCGGTCGGATCGAAGTTACGGTAGGGATAGGCC
This sequence is a window from Halohasta litchfieldiae. Protein-coding genes within it:
- a CDS encoding rubrerythrin family protein, giving the protein MTDDFIESVRTENKTALSRLGSSKALYAETDGDIEAETVLRAAAIAEDAARETFELWADNESNDDAASLFSDLAEQEADHYETVAGKLDDAPDAGDIDELPAIQSTLRSFESTIERAGGLVGRCLVAKKSKEQYTGYFVGDADPRTASVFRELGGDVEDQLDRAVDLVESIAESDDDLDRAREAASEAIQAAYDEYTESLESMGVNPKPVC
- a CDS encoding phosphate-starvation-inducible PsiE family protein encodes the protein MPIDPADFTSYSKDLLRWFVLTTTYFLLALFLIGLIDLGLGLFQLIVTGEFTDPVAVVSLIDTVLLLLIILEVHRTLIAYAADDPVLPIIVSAAIIAVARQIISFRVDEFGTTRNALPAALGLAALLLALVLVFLAVRWDTMKEGESPSSLRE
- a CDS encoding sulfurtransferase; this translates as MADSDYAKDVLVSADWVEDHLEEFQSDDSDYRLVEVDVDTEAYDESHAPGAIGFNWESQLQDQTTRDILTKDDFEDLLGSHGISEDSTVVLYGDNANWFAAYTYWQFKYYGHDDVKLLDGGREYWLDNDYSVTDEEPDFSAVDYTASGPRESIRAYRDDVDNAIDKGLPLVDVRSPEEFSGEVLAPPGLNETAQRGGHVPGAQNISWAAVTNEDGTFKSADEIEALYADKGIDGDSTTVAYCRIGERSSVAWFALHELLGYEDAINYDGSWTEWGNLVGAPIEKGSGE
- a CDS encoding sulfurtransferase, with the translated sequence MSTNLLADPAWLADRLDDPSVRIVDVRDTWEYDAMGHLPGAVSIPFDSYRDSESTDPGTLPGADAFADLLGEAGISPDDTIVAYDDTHGVFAARFVLTALVYGHDDVRLLNGDFSTWRRSYEVTDDTPAVDPTEYESKEMVADAPIVDREAVEDAIENGDTTLIDTREQWEYEEGHLPGAIRVDWMELVDEETRGVKSSAKIESLFTERGIETDRSRPIILYCNTSRRLSHTFVVLRSLGFEQVAVYEGSMTEWKNANGVLQTIDSGE
- a CDS encoding AAA domain-containing protein; translation: MTANLRGEIITVDEPTTVETEYGERKLAEVRLRPTDGTETGGDVAVDVTLWAKWADTADHAEPGMDLIVTEPDVEDDQGGVTYSTTKESYVVLEPDFLVDVTAIRSWVQCPRMYYLNKLSAIPLNYPVVKGTIVHDVFGDLLRGRDLDASITDRVEEAGLELGLLGRELAEVEGEVRGNAAAIEGWLAQGTLTDEDAWRSEYTLISPTFGLKGRADALRRGMPVELKTGKNTSREPRFQDKIQAASYALMLEERGVSVDTGTLLYTKNTTLERTEESGDLSPAKEFTMGKGLLEFVVRSRNELAAMEAREEIPTGYEADAKCEYCFEQDTCMVVSGRLNQESKAGAVGRPIPDDEQAYFERFYGAIEAERRSTHDEYRKLWEQGDQERADDDRALIDLEPLGQREIDGNRWELRARKPREAVSKLREGDVALASEGNPVEGHAELCRITQLDEEIVVTADEPVELRRLDVYPSEISVDRMLTALHDTVLKSSEERKEILFGRRAPEFDDSHETFIDNNEGQNQAVNLGVNANDCALIHGPPGTGKTYTIARLIRALVDRGDRVLLTAFTNRAVDNALEALRDQGFEDICRVGTDTGIREDMLDVQLETRGDPNERAAELRTAPVVAATTASCGSRVMREQSFDVAVVDEASQLTEPSAMAALNRADRFVLVGDHEQLPPVVQAAEAGDDSTDGNPLSTSLFERLIEQYPDAAVMLTRQYRMSQRIQAFSSAEFYDGALRPATGAVAAQLLSELCDPDSLPAELRDAVTFLDPGGTRVGNTNPTEADRVAEIVDAYLQAGVDPEDIGVIAPFRAQVAEISRRVDVTVDTVDRFQGSSKEIIIVSFVATGQLEGPLFDDYRRINVALSRAKKGLVLVGDRGALSTEPFYRRLLDWADR
- a CDS encoding DUF6789 family protein, translated to MSNESETRSSKEISRQSGQIGVREISVAGLSGLIGMAAMQPIFGVATILGVLDPVAFSGFANIVGYGLNFWGGVAIFVLGGMTVLPLLFITLGNYLPPANSVPLRGVTFGTIIWTGFVLAFYTDQSGVSLVIYLVMTLVNHWVYGAVLGTVYTRYASIAAYEV
- a CDS encoding right-handed parallel beta-helix repeat-containing protein; protein product: MAKRHSDDSGQKGQLNRRDYMRLSGAAVGAAALGGVGATTSVAAAPETVVDLGQQGLSQGDTIDPYLEEYVDNGVEVRVPEGEYDWDGDGFTGATRNAAIVGQGEVILNNVAGDYYQTIKASGTVEIRNFTIRGRATGNSSRFRLDADDDGHIIIDNVNFPDGGEEGAESKAFYAPRDHAGVIEIRNCYYANFDDNGIYASSPGYSDGAGGQVIVENCTSHNNNISGIRIGSPDSIVRNCLVINDKAPRTSPSGYQNSRGIRVRAPGENQLIEDTEIIHSYDGAGIPIQLHGTAEGGSGTIKNVRILNNTSNDAIQDQEGETAETWTGTNIDITGDGNLSYPSNFDATTGSSAEAPTGEDPQGDTTVDTSDDTDSTDSDSSDSSGSTGSTDSGSSEEPAEGTDRLLVTTSPSDGATYEFTASGEITPRYDLEQYNANDDSVGESASQNDDGTWTATGALSGAGSSGDSFDVAGDITAFSISGDSDAVSLLLNGTEVSMDDLLVDQSSGDDQQTDDSSSDDSSSDDGSSDDGSSDDGSSDDGSSDDGSSDAGDLTNVLMLDGTVSDDLAQYKVVVSGQIERSDSISSTTDSPWDEIEDRVDESTATGVVAKGIDGYRFSGELVSFQVKGHVDLTVEQATQ
- a CDS encoding VOC family protein; the protein is MKFERVGVPAADPESLSRWYGERFGDGGPAAESQVRLGETTLQFTEHSGTPPVHLAVRLLADPEAAVDWLVDRVPMVPIDGEPSRWFEFLDATAIYFEDPAANVLEGLCYVGDPRQEPDSKGVFDGVTEVGLPAPEPLALVDWLEATVGLSAWGSPSDTFGWVGDRHARFVVIPVGRAWYPTDRTADIAPISATIVEESATPGRHSHPTLPYEIHVSHETS